From a single Callithrix jacchus isolate 240 chromosome 5, calJac240_pri, whole genome shotgun sequence genomic region:
- the MRM1 gene encoding rRNA methyltransferase 1, mitochondrial isoform X5, with product MGLLSTIRGATWGRLVTRHFAHAARRGERPGGDELSRLLLDDLVPTSRQELLFGLSPCLLALRAARRYVARLLLQAGKAGLQGERAEVLRLAEARDIPVLRPRRQKLDAMCRYQVHQGVCMEVSPLRPLPWIEAGEASPGDDPQQLWLVLDGIQDPRNFGAVLRCAHFLGVDKIITSRKNSCPLTPVVSKASAGAMEVMDVFSTDDLTGFLQTKAQQGWLVAGTVGCPGPKVPQSSKIPITSSLEFLWDQPTLLVLGILLHSICSQRKGFPAEGERRQLLQDPQESSARSKGLSVAQHPGLSSGSEKEAK from the exons ATGGGACTGCTCTCAACCATCCGGGGCGCGACCTGGGGTCGCCTCGTCACCCGTCATTTCGCCCATGCAGCGCGGCGTGGGGAGCGACCTGGTGGGGACGAGCTAAGCCGCTTGTTGTTGGATGACTTGGTGCCGACCTCGCGGCAGGAGCTTTTGTTTGGCCTGTCCCCTTGTCTCCTGGCTCTGCGGGCCGCCCGCCGCTACGTGGCCCGGCTCCTGCTCCAGGCGGGTAAAGCTGGGCTGCAGGGGGAGCGGGCCGAGGTGCTCCGTCTAGCTGAAGCGCGGGACATTCCAGTTCTGCGTCCCAGACGACAGAAACTGGACGCAATGTGTCGCTACCAGGTCCACCAGGGTGTTTGCATGGAGGTGAGCCCGCTGCGGCCCCTGCCTTGGATTGAGGCAGGGGAGGCGAGCCCAGGCGATGACCCCCAGCAGTTGTGGCTCGTCCTCGATGGGATCCAGGATCCCCGGAATTTTGGGGCTGTGCTGCGTTGCGCTCACTTCCTCGGAGTGGATAAGATCATCACCAGCCGGAAAAACAG CTGCCCGCTCACTCCAGTAGTCAGCAAGGCCAGCGCGGGGGCTATGGAGGTGATGGACGTATTCTCCACTGATGATCTCACCGGATTTTTACAG aCCAAAGCCCAGCAGGGCTGGCTTGTGGCTGGCACGGTGGGCTGCCCAGGGCCTAAGGTTCCCCAGTCCTCCAAGATCCCCATCACGAGCTCCTTGGAGTTCCTCTGGGATCAGCCTACTCTCCTTGTGCTGG GAATTCTTCTTCACTCCATTTGCAGCCAGAGAAAGGGTTTTCCCGCAGAGGGGGAGAGAAGGCAACTTCTCCAAGACCCCCAAGAATCCTCAGCCAGGTCCAAAGGACTCAGCGTGGCTCAGCACCCAGGGCTGTCTTCAGGATCAGAGAAAGAGGCAAAATGA
- the DHRS11 gene encoding dehydrogenase/reductase SDR family member 11 isoform X1 has product MARRGMERWRDRLALVTGASVGIGAAVARALVQQGLKVVGCARTVGNIEELAAECKSAGYPGTLIPYRCDLSNEEDILSMFSAIRSQHSGVDICINNAGLGRPDSLLSGSTSGWKEMLNVNVLALSICTREAYQSMKERNVDDGHIININSMSGHRVVPQSVTHFYSATKYAVTALTEGLRQELREAQTHIRATPLSRPFLLAQCISPGVVETQFAFRLHDKDPEKAAATYEHMKCLQPEDVTEAVIYVLSTPPHVQIGDIQMRPTEQVT; this is encoded by the exons ATGGCCAGACGCGGCATGGAGCGGTGGCGCGACCGGTTGGCGCTGGTGACGGGAGCCTCAGTGGGCATTGGCGCGGCCGTGGCCCGGGCCCTGGTCCAGCAGGGACTGAAGGTGGTGGGCTGCGCCCGCACCGTGGGCAACATCGAG GAGCTGGCTGCTGAATGTAAGAGTGCAGGCTACCCCGGGACTTTGATCCCCTACAGATGTGACCTGTCAAATGAGGAGGACATCCTCTCCATGTTCTCGGCTATCCGTTCTCAGCACAGTGGCGTAGACATCTGCATCAACAATGCCGGCTTGGGCCGGCCTGACTCCCTGCTCTCAGGCAGCACCAGCGGTTGGAAGGAGATGCTCAAT GTGAACGTGCTGGCCCTCAGCATCTGCACACGGGAAGCCTACCAGTCCATGAAGGAACGGAATGTGGATGATGGGCACATCATTAACATCAATAG cATGTCTGGCCACCGAGTGGTCCCCCAGTCTGTGACCCACTTCTATAGTGCCACCAAGTATGCCGTCACTGCGCTGACAGAGGGACTGAGGCAAGAGCTTCGGGAGGCCCAGACCCACATCCGAGCCACG CCCTTGAGCAGGCCCTTTTTGTTGGCCCAGTGCATCTCTCCAGGTGTTGTGGAAACACAATTCGCCTTCAGACTCCACGACAAGGACCCTGAGAAGGCAGCTGCCACCTATGAGCACATGAAG TGTCTCCAACCCGAGGATGTGACCGAGGCTGTTATCTACGTCCTCAGCACCCCCCCACACGTCCAG ATCGGAGACATCCAGATGAGGCCCACGGAGCAGGTGACCTAG
- the DHRS11 gene encoding dehydrogenase/reductase SDR family member 11 isoform X2 — protein sequence MARRGMERWRDRLALVTGASVGIGAAVARALVQQGLKVVGCARTVGNIEELAAECKSAGYPGTLIPYRCDLSNEEDILSMFSAIRSQHSGVDICINNAGLGRPDSLLSGSTSGWKEMLNVNVLALSICTREAYQSMKERNVDDGHIININSMSGHRVVPQSVTHFYSATKYAVTALTEGLRQELREAQTHIRATCISPGVVETQFAFRLHDKDPEKAAATYEHMKCLQPEDVTEAVIYVLSTPPHVQIGDIQMRPTEQVT from the exons ATGGCCAGACGCGGCATGGAGCGGTGGCGCGACCGGTTGGCGCTGGTGACGGGAGCCTCAGTGGGCATTGGCGCGGCCGTGGCCCGGGCCCTGGTCCAGCAGGGACTGAAGGTGGTGGGCTGCGCCCGCACCGTGGGCAACATCGAG GAGCTGGCTGCTGAATGTAAGAGTGCAGGCTACCCCGGGACTTTGATCCCCTACAGATGTGACCTGTCAAATGAGGAGGACATCCTCTCCATGTTCTCGGCTATCCGTTCTCAGCACAGTGGCGTAGACATCTGCATCAACAATGCCGGCTTGGGCCGGCCTGACTCCCTGCTCTCAGGCAGCACCAGCGGTTGGAAGGAGATGCTCAAT GTGAACGTGCTGGCCCTCAGCATCTGCACACGGGAAGCCTACCAGTCCATGAAGGAACGGAATGTGGATGATGGGCACATCATTAACATCAATAG cATGTCTGGCCACCGAGTGGTCCCCCAGTCTGTGACCCACTTCTATAGTGCCACCAAGTATGCCGTCACTGCGCTGACAGAGGGACTGAGGCAAGAGCTTCGGGAGGCCCAGACCCACATCCGAGCCACG TGCATCTCTCCAGGTGTTGTGGAAACACAATTCGCCTTCAGACTCCACGACAAGGACCCTGAGAAGGCAGCTGCCACCTATGAGCACATGAAG TGTCTCCAACCCGAGGATGTGACCGAGGCTGTTATCTACGTCCTCAGCACCCCCCCACACGTCCAG ATCGGAGACATCCAGATGAGGCCCACGGAGCAGGTGACCTAG
- the MRM1 gene encoding rRNA methyltransferase 1, mitochondrial isoform X2, with product MGLLSTIRGATWGRLVTRHFAHAARRGERPGGDELSRLLLDDLVPTSRQELLFGLSPCLLALRAARRYVARLLLQAGKAGLQGERAEVLRLAEARDIPVLRPRRQKLDAMCRYQVHQGVCMEVSPLRPLPWIEAGEASPGDDPQQLWLVLDGIQDPRNFGAVLRCAHFLGVDKIITSRKNSCPLTPVVSKASAGAMEVMDVFSTDDLTGFLQTKAQQGWLVAGTVGCPGPKVPQSSKIPITSSLEFLWDQPTLLVLGNEGSGLSQEVQASCQLLLTILPRRQLPPGFESLNVSVVAGILLHSICSQRKGFPAEGERRQLLQDPQESSARSKGLSVAQHPGLSSGSEKEAK from the exons ATGGGACTGCTCTCAACCATCCGGGGCGCGACCTGGGGTCGCCTCGTCACCCGTCATTTCGCCCATGCAGCGCGGCGTGGGGAGCGACCTGGTGGGGACGAGCTAAGCCGCTTGTTGTTGGATGACTTGGTGCCGACCTCGCGGCAGGAGCTTTTGTTTGGCCTGTCCCCTTGTCTCCTGGCTCTGCGGGCCGCCCGCCGCTACGTGGCCCGGCTCCTGCTCCAGGCGGGTAAAGCTGGGCTGCAGGGGGAGCGGGCCGAGGTGCTCCGTCTAGCTGAAGCGCGGGACATTCCAGTTCTGCGTCCCAGACGACAGAAACTGGACGCAATGTGTCGCTACCAGGTCCACCAGGGTGTTTGCATGGAGGTGAGCCCGCTGCGGCCCCTGCCTTGGATTGAGGCAGGGGAGGCGAGCCCAGGCGATGACCCCCAGCAGTTGTGGCTCGTCCTCGATGGGATCCAGGATCCCCGGAATTTTGGGGCTGTGCTGCGTTGCGCTCACTTCCTCGGAGTGGATAAGATCATCACCAGCCGGAAAAACAG CTGCCCGCTCACTCCAGTAGTCAGCAAGGCCAGCGCGGGGGCTATGGAGGTGATGGACGTATTCTCCACTGATGATCTCACCGGATTTTTACAG aCCAAAGCCCAGCAGGGCTGGCTTGTGGCTGGCACGGTGGGCTGCCCAGGGCCTAAGGTTCCCCAGTCCTCCAAGATCCCCATCACGAGCTCCTTGGAGTTCCTCTGGGATCAGCCTACTCTCCTTGTGCTGG GGAATGAGGGCTCAGGTCTGTCCCAGGAAGTGCAGGCCTCCTGCCAGCTGCTCCTCACCATCCTGCCCCGGCGCCAGCTGCCTCCGGGATTTGAGTCCTTGAACGTCTCTGTGGTTGCAG GAATTCTTCTTCACTCCATTTGCAGCCAGAGAAAGGGTTTTCCCGCAGAGGGGGAGAGAAGGCAACTTCTCCAAGACCCCCAAGAATCCTCAGCCAGGTCCAAAGGACTCAGCGTGGCTCAGCACCCAGGGCTGTCTTCAGGATCAGAGAAAGAGGCAAAATGA
- the DHRS11 gene encoding dehydrogenase/reductase SDR family member 11 isoform X3 codes for MARRGMERWRDRLALVTGASVGIGAAVARALVQQGLKVVGCARTVGNIEELAAECKSAGYPGTLIPYRCDLSNEEDILSMFSAIRSQHSGVDICINNAGLGRPDSLLSGSTSGWKEMLNVNVLALSICTREAYQSMKERNVDDGHIININSMSGHRVVPQSVTHFYSATKYAVTALTEGLRQELREAQTHIRATCLQPEDVTEAVIYVLSTPPHVQIGDIQMRPTEQVT; via the exons ATGGCCAGACGCGGCATGGAGCGGTGGCGCGACCGGTTGGCGCTGGTGACGGGAGCCTCAGTGGGCATTGGCGCGGCCGTGGCCCGGGCCCTGGTCCAGCAGGGACTGAAGGTGGTGGGCTGCGCCCGCACCGTGGGCAACATCGAG GAGCTGGCTGCTGAATGTAAGAGTGCAGGCTACCCCGGGACTTTGATCCCCTACAGATGTGACCTGTCAAATGAGGAGGACATCCTCTCCATGTTCTCGGCTATCCGTTCTCAGCACAGTGGCGTAGACATCTGCATCAACAATGCCGGCTTGGGCCGGCCTGACTCCCTGCTCTCAGGCAGCACCAGCGGTTGGAAGGAGATGCTCAAT GTGAACGTGCTGGCCCTCAGCATCTGCACACGGGAAGCCTACCAGTCCATGAAGGAACGGAATGTGGATGATGGGCACATCATTAACATCAATAG cATGTCTGGCCACCGAGTGGTCCCCCAGTCTGTGACCCACTTCTATAGTGCCACCAAGTATGCCGTCACTGCGCTGACAGAGGGACTGAGGCAAGAGCTTCGGGAGGCCCAGACCCACATCCGAGCCACG TGTCTCCAACCCGAGGATGTGACCGAGGCTGTTATCTACGTCCTCAGCACCCCCCCACACGTCCAG ATCGGAGACATCCAGATGAGGCCCACGGAGCAGGTGACCTAG